Proteins encoded in a region of the Rutidosis leptorrhynchoides isolate AG116_Rl617_1_P2 chromosome 9, CSIRO_AGI_Rlap_v1, whole genome shotgun sequence genome:
- the LOC139866393 gene encoding pathogenesis-related thaumatin-like protein 3.5, which translates to MRSSFYHLILLLFTIFLSATVFTLQNSCSYTVWPGTLSGNAGTVLGEGGFSLSPGASVQFPATPGWSGRFWARTGCTFDEFGNGKCETGDCGSTLKCNGGGAPPVSLAEFTIAGGISNSDKDFYDVSLVDGYNVGIGIKPTGGAGDCQYAGCIADLNVNCPAELRVVDGNGAAVACKSACDAFNVPEFCCTGEHATPATCAPTQFSVMFKAACPSAYSYAYDDASSTFTCSGSDYLITFCPSNSGGF; encoded by the exons ATGAGATCTAGCTTTTATcatcttattcttcttcttttcacCATCTTCCTTTCAG CTACGGTGTTTACGTTACAAAACAGCTGTAGCTATACAGTTTGGCCGGGAACGCTTTCCGGCAATGCCGGAACGGTCTTAGGTGAAGGCGGTTTCTCACTATCACCAGGCGCTAGTGTTCAGTTTCCTGCAACGCCAGGCTGGTCGGGCCGGTTTTGGGCCCGAACCGGTTGCACATTCGACGAATTCGGTAACGGAAAGTGCGAAACCGGCGATTGCGGTAGCACACTTAAATGCAACGGCGGTGGTGCACCGCCGGTGTCCTTAGCGGAATTCACAATCGCCGGTGGTATAAGTAATAGTGATAAGGATTTTTATGACGTCAGCCTTGTTGACGGTTATAATGTAGGTATTGGAATTAAACCTACCGGCGGCGCCGGTGACTGTCAGTACGCCGGATGTATCGCGGATTTGAATGTTAATTGTCCGGCGGAGTTACGAGTGGTTGACGGTAACGGTGCGGCGGTGGCGTGTAAAAGCGCGTGTGATGCGTTTAACGTACCGGAGTTTTGTTGTACTGGTGAGCATGCTACGCCTGCCACGTGTGCACCGACGCAATTTTCGGTTATGTTTAAAGCTGCGTGTCCTAGTGCGTATAGTTATGCGTATGATGATGCGTCGAGTACTTTTACTTGTTCCGGGTCGGACTATTTGATTACGTTTTGTCCAAGTAATAGTGGGGGATTTTAA